In the genome of Treponema pedis, one region contains:
- a CDS encoding BCCT family transporter, whose product MKKINAVFWCPLLVVILIVASGLLSPTNLEKAGNTMFSFITLNFGWGYTLIMTSFIVFIVWIGFFSPYRDIKLGNQNEKPEYSNLSWFAMLFSAGMGIGLVFYGIAEPLAHYMNPLNAQPMTAAAKEFAITKSFLHWCLHPWANYCVLGMALCYMQYKRKSPCLISSVFIPLCGEKKWFPIMAKIVDGLAVFATIGGMATSLGLGTEQISSGLNYVFGLPSTVFVKILLVFGITVIFIWTAVSGVNKGIKLISDINLRLVIVLLIGAFILGPSLGILNTLVEGTGLYFQNLIKESFSSGAFDNMEWYGGWTIFYWAWWISWAPFTAIFIARISKGRTIKEFAAGVLFVPTIVSIIWFSIFAGIDFSTVPEILQTAAKDTTTAFFVVIKELPLGYILNIIAIILLFTFFITSANSATFVLGMISEEGKPEPSNLSKFIWGTAISALSLILLVTTENGLKMIQTISIVSGFPFSLIMVLTMIGIVKALKTDSKNLKE is encoded by the coding sequence ATGAAAAAAATCAATGCGGTATTTTGGTGTCCCTTACTGGTTGTCATTTTAATTGTCGCCTCGGGTTTACTTTCTCCTACAAATTTGGAAAAAGCGGGAAATACAATGTTCTCTTTTATTACCCTTAATTTCGGCTGGGGATATACGCTTATAATGACGTCGTTTATTGTCTTTATAGTGTGGATAGGATTTTTCAGTCCTTACAGGGACATTAAATTAGGTAATCAAAATGAAAAACCCGAGTACAGCAATTTAAGCTGGTTTGCCATGTTATTTTCGGCCGGTATGGGAATAGGTCTTGTTTTTTACGGCATTGCAGAACCCTTAGCACATTATATGAATCCTTTAAATGCACAGCCTATGACAGCGGCTGCAAAAGAATTTGCGATTACAAAATCATTTTTACATTGGTGCCTGCACCCGTGGGCAAATTATTGTGTATTAGGTATGGCTCTTTGTTATATGCAGTATAAACGTAAATCCCCCTGCTTAATAAGCAGCGTTTTTATTCCGCTTTGCGGTGAAAAAAAATGGTTTCCGATTATGGCAAAAATTGTAGACGGACTTGCCGTATTTGCAACCATAGGAGGAATGGCAACCTCTTTAGGTTTGGGCACGGAGCAAATTTCAAGCGGTTTAAATTACGTTTTCGGACTTCCTTCTACCGTATTTGTAAAAATACTTTTGGTTTTCGGAATTACGGTAATTTTTATTTGGACGGCGGTTTCGGGTGTAAACAAAGGAATAAAATTAATTTCCGATATAAATTTACGCCTTGTTATAGTACTTTTAATCGGAGCTTTTATACTCGGCCCCAGTTTAGGAATTTTAAACACCCTCGTTGAAGGCACAGGTTTATATTTTCAAAATTTGATTAAAGAGTCCTTTTCTTCAGGGGCCTTTGATAATATGGAATGGTACGGAGGCTGGACGATTTTTTACTGGGCATGGTGGATTTCATGGGCTCCGTTTACCGCAATTTTTATCGCCCGTATTTCCAAAGGAAGAACCATTAAAGAATTTGCAGCCGGCGTTCTTTTTGTACCTACAATAGTTTCCATCATTTGGTTTTCAATTTTTGCAGGGATAGATTTTAGTACGGTTCCCGAAATTTTACAGACCGCCGCAAAAGATACTACAACGGCATTTTTTGTCGTAATAAAAGAATTACCCTTAGGTTATATTTTAAATATAATAGCTATTATACTTTTATTTACATTTTTTATTACAAGTGCAAATTCCGCAACCTTTGTATTGGGAATGATTTCGGAAGAAGGAAAACCGGAACCTTCAAATTTATCCAAATTTATTTGGGGTACCGCAATAAGCGCCTTATCTTTAATCTTATTGGTTACAACTGAAAACGGATTAAAAATGATTCAAACTATTTCTATAGTATCGGGCTTTCCGTTTTCACTTATAATGGTATTAACTATGATTGGAATAGTAAAAGCTTTAAAAACGGATTCAAAGAATTTGAAGGAGTAA
- a CDS encoding FecCD family ABC transporter permease produces MQNIGKKKIVIFAFVLAVFFAAAIFAGIYLGSTQIPLSEIKDILFAKKSVSRFAIIILEVRLPRVILALIVGANLAAAGALFQAVIQNPLADPGIIGISAGAKLGLLLALLVFPNFVTAAPLFAFLGAMGAAVTVYLLAWKSGIKTVRLILAGVAVNAFLAGASYLITLLNNDKIQNIMLWLSGSLSGRSINDVKVILPYSIIGLAAAMLSIRPSNLLLFGDEKALSLGLNINTSRLFISFTAAFLAAISTSLAGVIGFVGLVIPHIVRLITGPNYKYVLPFSIVTGGIFLLIADTVARTIASPLELPVGSLMALIGGPFFVYLLRKKKV; encoded by the coding sequence TTGCAGAATATAGGCAAAAAAAAAATAGTAATTTTTGCTTTTGTATTAGCCGTGTTTTTTGCAGCGGCAATATTTGCAGGAATTTATTTAGGCAGTACGCAAATACCTTTAAGTGAAATTAAAGATATTCTTTTTGCAAAAAAAAGCGTTTCACGGTTTGCAATAATTATTCTTGAAGTACGTTTGCCGCGCGTAATTTTAGCTCTCATTGTAGGAGCAAACCTTGCGGCTGCAGGAGCCCTGTTTCAAGCGGTAATTCAAAACCCCCTTGCGGACCCCGGTATTATAGGAATTTCCGCCGGCGCGAAATTAGGTCTTTTGCTCGCCCTCTTGGTTTTTCCGAACTTTGTTACAGCCGCCCCTCTTTTCGCTTTTTTAGGGGCTATGGGAGCGGCCGTAACGGTTTACCTTCTTGCATGGAAAAGCGGAATAAAAACGGTACGCTTAATTTTGGCCGGCGTTGCGGTAAACGCATTTTTAGCGGGAGCCTCTTACCTTATTACGCTTTTAAATAACGATAAAATTCAAAATATAATGCTTTGGCTTTCGGGAAGTCTTTCAGGAAGAAGCATAAACGATGTAAAAGTAATTCTTCCGTATTCCATTATAGGCTTGGCGGCGGCCATGCTTTCAATCAGGCCGAGTAATTTGCTTTTATTCGGAGATGAAAAGGCCCTAAGTTTAGGTTTAAACATAAACACGAGCCGTCTTTTTATTTCTTTTACCGCCGCTTTTTTAGCCGCAATTTCCACCTCGCTTGCGGGAGTTATCGGTTTTGTAGGATTGGTAATTCCTCATATAGTGCGGCTTATAACGGGGCCTAATTATAAATACGTACTTCCATTTTCCATAGTTACAGGGGGGATATTTTTGCTTATAGCGGACACGGTTGCCCGCACAATAGCATCGCCTCTGGAGCTTCCTGTGGGTTCTTTAATGGCGTTAATAGGAGGGCCTTTTTTCGTATATTTGCTGCGCAAGAAAAAGGTTTAG
- a CDS encoding ABC transporter substrate-binding protein produces MSKYKLSLFFVLFFTAVFFSENIGKLTGLGKQELPDKTLSDGSPSVIAGTMSIAEILSDLGYKNVIGVPTSRHSLPKLYEKCTKIGNPMKPDIETVKMLNADLYLASLGSKPTLDKIFINQNIKHEYFDLDSYSECLNSIRKIGTITLKQKEAERVIQTIEAKTLEIKRAINGKKSPKVLMILGSPKKLMMGTKNCYTGSLMEILKIHNIANDIGNFDKAYVPINIEEIVKHQPDIIIRLTHTKPEDSADSLRKEFSNSGIWSKVKAVRENKIYDLDSNLYTASRNLKIMNAVENLKELIYDNSENNGAAE; encoded by the coding sequence ATGAGTAAATATAAACTTTCTTTATTTTTTGTGCTGTTTTTTACGGCAGTTTTTTTTTCGGAAAATATCGGTAAATTGACCGGTTTGGGAAAGCAAGAATTGCCGGATAAAACCCTTTCGGACGGAAGCCCTTCCGTCATTGCCGGAACAATGTCCATAGCGGAAATATTAAGCGACCTGGGTTATAAAAATGTAATCGGGGTACCTACAAGCCGCCATAGTCTTCCCAAACTTTATGAAAAGTGTACAAAAATCGGAAATCCCATGAAGCCGGATATTGAAACGGTAAAAATGTTAAATGCGGATTTATATTTAGCTTCTCTCGGTTCAAAGCCGACTCTTGATAAAATTTTTATAAACCAAAATATAAAACATGAGTATTTCGATTTGGATTCTTATTCGGAGTGTTTAAATTCGATAAGAAAGATAGGAACTATTACGTTAAAACAAAAAGAAGCCGAACGGGTTATTCAAACCATTGAAGCAAAAACGCTGGAAATTAAACGTGCAATAAACGGAAAAAAAAGTCCTAAGGTTTTAATGATTTTAGGCTCTCCTAAAAAACTGATGATGGGTACAAAAAATTGCTATACCGGAAGTTTAATGGAAATTTTAAAAATTCATAATATCGCAAACGACATCGGTAACTTCGATAAGGCCTATGTTCCTATAAATATAGAAGAAATTGTAAAACATCAACCCGATATAATAATAAGACTTACGCACACTAAACCTGAAGACTCGGCAGATTCTTTACGTAAAGAATTTTCAAACAGCGGAATTTGGTCTAAAGTTAAAGCCGTTCGGGAAAATAAAATTTACGATTTGGACAGTAATCTTTATACCGCTTCGCGCAATTTAAAGATAATGAATGCCGTAGAAAATTTAAAAGAACTTATATACGATAACAGCGAAAATAACGGTGCCGCCGAATAA
- a CDS encoding histidine phosphatase family protein — protein MKLFITRHGESDWNVKELACGISEAELTDKGREQAQALAYDIAANQNTYNIKTIYVSPLKRAKETSSYIEKALGVKAITNELLKEMNFGTFEGANWKNSPVEEILKQPFMRFPKGESLADVAHRAYSVVEDILKKHKDTKEGILLVCHGIMTAMLCTYFKSFTQNEFEVLEIENCKLLEFNL, from the coding sequence ATGAAACTTTTTATAACACGGCACGGAGAAAGCGATTGGAATGTAAAAGAATTGGCATGCGGGATTTCGGAAGCGGAACTCACCGATAAGGGACGCGAACAGGCTCAAGCCCTGGCTTACGATATTGCGGCAAATCAAAATACATACAATATAAAGACCATTTACGTATCTCCGCTTAAAAGAGCAAAAGAAACTTCTTCTTACATTGAAAAGGCTTTAGGCGTAAAGGCAATTACTAATGAGCTTTTAAAAGAAATGAATTTCGGAACCTTTGAAGGCGCAAACTGGAAAAATTCTCCCGTAGAAGAAATATTAAAACAACCCTTTATGCGGTTTCCCAAAGGAGAGTCCCTTGCAGATGTTGCACACAGGGCTTATTCGGTTGTTGAAGATATTTTAAAAAAGCACAAAGATACTAAAGAAGGTATTCTCCTTGTATGTCATGGGATAATGACGGCTATGCTATGTACATATTTTAAAAGTTTTACTCAAAACGAATTTGAAGTTCTTGAAATAGAAAATTGTAAACTTCTTGAATTTAATTTATAG
- a CDS encoding desulfoferrodoxin family protein — translation MNKEISFFLCQKGTATVIGLDCCKDTQVSCCGETLSAVKVGSVDAAKEKHVPVVEVNGNTVTVKIGSVAHPMTPEHYIAWVCLKTEKGLQFKELPVDGAPEVQFAITSDDKVIEAYEFCNLHGVWSGK, via the coding sequence ATGAATAAAGAAATCAGTTTTTTCCTGTGTCAAAAGGGAACTGCAACCGTAATAGGGCTTGATTGCTGTAAAGATACTCAAGTATCATGCTGCGGTGAAACGCTTTCTGCAGTAAAAGTAGGCAGTGTGGACGCCGCAAAAGAAAAACACGTTCCCGTAGTTGAAGTAAACGGAAATACGGTAACCGTAAAAATAGGCTCCGTAGCCCACCCGATGACTCCCGAACACTATATAGCATGGGTTTGCTTAAAAACGGAAAAGGGGCTTCAATTTAAAGAGCTTCCCGTAGACGGGGCTCCGGAAGTACAGTTTGCAATTACTTCGGACGATAAAGTAATAGAAGCTTACGAATTTTGCAACCTTCACGGTGTTTGGTCGGGAAAATAA
- a CDS encoding hexokinase: MKEIDSFFLRHNFNPHIELEKAVPLLIEDMQNGLKADFKTSSSMDMIPLWKSVPNEIPKNKSVIIIDAGGTNFRTALVRFDKTGQADISSFFKYKMPALDKEMNNEEFFDAIADYLEPLKDKAETVSFCFSFAIKIFPDGGGEAIKLSKEIKLPKITECKINEGLHQALLRKGWTSVKKVIMVNDTAAVLLSGIIPQEGGKMCYDSFIGFVLGTGLNSCYIEYGNIEKIKDTPFYGKPQMVVCESGKSCKIKQSEFDKELSETSNLKDEYFLERMCSGRYVGQVCSIALRTAARFGIFSEKANKDMINLPDFTTEEISVFLKEQNNEKNIFSSFILKNGISLDYIKIYYICNAFFERAARLSAAVFAAAAIKTGKGKSPEKPLCIMGNGSVFSHGFLMKERIFKFLYEFLTEKTGVHFVLKTSDNSVSLGTAIAGI; encoded by the coding sequence ATGAAAGAAATAGACTCCTTTTTTTTAAGGCATAATTTTAATCCTCATATCGAATTGGAAAAAGCCGTTCCTCTGCTTATTGAAGATATGCAAAACGGATTAAAAGCCGATTTTAAAACCTCATCGTCAATGGATATGATTCCTCTTTGGAAAAGCGTACCGAATGAAATACCGAAAAATAAAAGCGTTATTATAATTGATGCAGGCGGGACAAATTTCAGGACAGCCCTTGTACGCTTCGATAAAACCGGGCAAGCCGATATCTCTTCTTTTTTTAAGTACAAAATGCCGGCTCTGGATAAGGAGATGAACAATGAAGAATTCTTTGACGCAATTGCAGATTATTTGGAACCGTTAAAGGATAAGGCTGAAACCGTTTCATTTTGTTTTTCATTTGCAATTAAAATTTTCCCTGACGGAGGCGGAGAAGCTATAAAGCTTTCAAAGGAAATTAAACTTCCTAAAATTACCGAATGTAAAATTAACGAGGGGTTACATCAAGCTCTTTTACGCAAGGGGTGGACGAGCGTTAAAAAAGTAATAATGGTAAACGACACGGCAGCCGTTTTGCTTTCGGGAATTATTCCGCAGGAAGGCGGTAAAATGTGTTATGATTCTTTTATAGGCTTTGTTTTGGGTACAGGGTTAAATTCCTGTTATATTGAATACGGTAATATAGAAAAAATAAAAGATACGCCGTTTTACGGAAAACCTCAAATGGTGGTATGCGAATCCGGGAAAAGTTGTAAAATTAAGCAAAGCGAATTCGATAAAGAACTCTCGGAAACTTCAAATTTAAAAGATGAATATTTTTTGGAAAGAATGTGTTCCGGCCGTTATGTGGGACAGGTTTGCTCAATTGCTTTGCGTACTGCGGCGCGGTTCGGTATTTTTTCCGAAAAAGCGAATAAGGATATGATAAATTTACCCGATTTTACAACGGAAGAAATTTCGGTATTTTTAAAAGAGCAAAACAATGAAAAAAATATTTTTTCAAGTTTTATTTTAAAAAACGGAATTTCTTTAGACTATATAAAAATTTATTATATTTGTAATGCCTTTTTTGAAAGAGCGGCGAGACTTTCTGCTGCGGTTTTTGCGGCTGCGGCAATTAAAACAGGTAAAGGCAAATCGCCTGAAAAGCCTCTTTGTATTATGGGTAACGGTTCCGTTTTTTCACACGGATTTTTAATGAAAGAAAGAATTTTTAAATTTTTATATGAATTTTTAACTGAAAAAACGGGTGTTCATTTTGTACTAAAAACTTCGGATAATTCCGTAAGTTTGGGTACCGCTATTGCAGGAATTTAA
- a CDS encoding MATE family efflux transporter, with protein sequence MDNNLRLNKSFFDKEFLKMLFTIALPIILQNLLNSFVNILDMVMIGRLGTVEIAAVGLGNQLFFLLNLILYGTASGGMVFTAQFWGKKDLEGLRKTFGLSLTTALFFSTVFTLVCMLAPEQILSLYSKDTAVIKVGARYLKIVSACFIPFSISFIFIFTLRAIEQVKAAVTVTIISLSVNLVLNAILIFGLFGFPALGVEGAAVATVAARATELVFFFIITKKKKYPILGKFKEHFLFSGKFLWTFFLIVLPVIFNESLWSLGMTFHHKIFAGLNTFSYAAFSITNTVSQLTWVVFIGLGNGISVLIGKKIGEGNYEAAKSYALKIAFFAPFSAIFVGAMLIPISFIIPYIFNVEKDVLIYSKYFLAILAMCYPLKAFNMSMLVGVIRAGGDTKFGVVYDTLFLWIISVPLAFYLSVYTAFPSWFIYLCLFADEPIKASIGLLRLKSGKWLHRIV encoded by the coding sequence ATGGATAATAATTTACGTTTAAACAAAAGTTTCTTTGATAAAGAATTTTTAAAAATGCTGTTTACTATTGCTTTGCCTATTATATTACAAAATCTTCTTAATTCTTTTGTAAATATTTTAGATATGGTAATGATAGGAAGGCTGGGCACGGTTGAAATCGCGGCAGTGGGATTGGGTAATCAGCTTTTCTTTTTGCTTAATCTTATTTTATACGGCACGGCTTCAGGCGGAATGGTTTTTACGGCACAATTTTGGGGTAAAAAAGATTTGGAAGGTTTACGTAAAACATTCGGTCTTTCTTTAACTACGGCTCTTTTTTTCAGTACCGTGTTTACTCTTGTTTGTATGTTGGCGCCTGAGCAAATTTTATCTCTTTACTCTAAAGATACGGCTGTAATTAAAGTGGGGGCAAGATATTTAAAAATCGTAAGCGCCTGTTTTATTCCGTTTTCAATCAGCTTTATTTTTATCTTTACATTACGTGCAATAGAGCAGGTTAAGGCGGCTGTAACCGTTACAATTATTTCGTTAAGCGTTAATTTGGTTCTAAATGCAATATTGATTTTCGGTCTTTTCGGATTTCCTGCACTGGGTGTTGAGGGTGCCGCCGTTGCAACCGTTGCTGCAAGAGCTACGGAACTTGTATTCTTTTTTATTATTACAAAAAAGAAAAAATATCCCATACTTGGAAAATTTAAAGAACATTTTTTATTCAGCGGTAAATTTTTATGGACGTTTTTTTTAATCGTATTGCCGGTTATTTTTAACGAATCCTTGTGGTCCCTCGGAATGACATTTCACCACAAGATATTTGCAGGCTTGAATACTTTTTCCTATGCAGCTTTCAGTATCACAAATACGGTATCGCAGCTTACTTGGGTGGTTTTTATCGGACTCGGAAACGGAATAAGTGTTTTAATAGGTAAAAAAATCGGTGAGGGTAATTATGAAGCTGCAAAATCTTATGCTTTAAAAATCGCTTTTTTCGCTCCGTTTTCGGCAATTTTCGTGGGAGCAATGTTAATTCCCATTTCATTTATTATTCCGTATATTTTTAATGTTGAAAAAGATGTTTTAATTTATTCAAAATATTTTTTGGCAATACTTGCAATGTGCTATCCTTTAAAAGCTTTTAATATGAGTATGTTGGTAGGTGTTATACGTGCAGGCGGAGATACTAAATTCGGTGTAGTTTATGATACTCTTTTTCTGTGGATTATATCTGTTCCTCTTGCGTTTTATTTATCGGTATACACCGCTTTTCCTTCATGGTTTATTTATCTTTGTCTCTTTGCAGATGAACCCATTAAGGCTTCTATAGGTTTATTACGATTAAAATCCGGAAAGTGGCTTCATAGGATAGTTTAA
- a CDS encoding RHS repeat-associated core domain-containing protein: MSNAKFVNDTGQIVYKKDESGETHYSYGELNEVIKESRTINRYEAGSGKQSASFEYEADYLGRMQKMKYPDGETVSYTYDAGGQLRGVSGEKTSSKGKAEYSYVDKILYDEHAQRVYIRYGNGVETRYKYDEKRRWLDTIETENKQSQDVFQKIKYSFDPVGNVLGYTNDASTYETTQAYKYDNLYQLISVEGESKQYKGKKYFGMSPVNIAKYKQEFNFDIIGNMMNKMSTTNLSGSRGNAYKKADLDYNLDYEYDSKYAHRLIRAGNRYYRYDGNGNITAEKDGPFSEEEEFIFTYNYDKESGVYSTDYGFGLDAPKETEQTNPQDLFSYRRNYMWNERNLLTKSSDKNYTVHYRYGEDRQRALKYTEEGRSETLYFNNFFTIHIPIYDKDNPQGLRVHKHIFVGNSRLVTAMTHTDNSGDNEEQKEKRYYYHSDHLGSAQFVTDWKGRQYEHIEYTPYGELWIEEVAAGIDKLPFRFTGKEMDEETGLYYYGARYLDPKYSRWLSGDPALGEYIPQAPIDDEAKKHNENLPGMGGVFNVVNLHVFNYGNNNPIKYNDPTGEVPFMAVTGIIGAGIGALYGAYKSYTETGTVDWKEVGKHALIGGVIGLGAGAASAAYLTGSATASVKMVYVGTKLFISSLGTTGYTSFEAFKRVHGRAGDGKAWHHIVEQTARNVKNFGEHMIHNAKNIVKIGHGSASLHSKLSGFYSSIQSFTGGKTVREWLSTQSYKDQYQFGLQKLTEFAKELNVKIEFVE, from the coding sequence GTGTCGAATGCAAAATTTGTTAATGATACTGGGCAAATAGTCTACAAAAAAGATGAATCGGGAGAAACGCATTATAGTTACGGGGAACTTAATGAAGTAATAAAAGAAAGCCGAACAATAAACCGCTATGAAGCCGGGAGCGGGAAACAGTCTGCAAGTTTTGAATATGAAGCGGATTACTTAGGACGAATGCAAAAGATGAAATACCCCGACGGAGAAACCGTAAGTTACACATACGATGCAGGCGGACAATTAAGAGGAGTGAGCGGAGAAAAAACTTCGTCAAAAGGAAAAGCCGAATACTCTTATGTAGATAAAATCCTTTATGACGAACACGCACAAAGGGTGTACATACGTTACGGAAACGGAGTGGAAACAAGATACAAGTACGATGAAAAGCGGCGTTGGCTTGATACAATAGAAACTGAAAACAAACAAAGTCAAGACGTTTTTCAAAAAATAAAGTACTCATTTGACCCTGTAGGAAACGTCCTCGGTTACACGAATGATGCAAGCACTTATGAGACAACTCAAGCGTACAAATACGATAACCTATATCAACTTATAAGTGTAGAAGGAGAGAGTAAACAATACAAGGGGAAAAAATACTTCGGAATGAGTCCTGTAAACATAGCAAAGTACAAACAGGAGTTTAACTTCGACATCATAGGAAATATGATGAATAAAATGAGCACGACTAATTTATCGGGAAGTAGGGGAAATGCATATAAGAAAGCCGACCTAGATTACAACCTAGATTATGAATATGACAGTAAATATGCGCACAGGTTAATAAGAGCGGGGAACAGGTATTATCGTTATGACGGTAACGGAAACATAACGGCGGAAAAAGACGGACCCTTTAGTGAAGAGGAAGAGTTTATATTTACCTATAACTATGATAAAGAAAGCGGAGTATACTCAACCGATTACGGCTTCGGTCTTGACGCCCCTAAAGAAACGGAACAGACGAACCCGCAAGATCTTTTTTCTTACAGGCGGAACTATATGTGGAATGAGCGTAACCTGTTAACCAAATCGAGCGATAAAAACTACACGGTACACTACCGCTACGGTGAAGACAGGCAGAGAGCGTTAAAGTATACTGAAGAAGGAAGAAGTGAAACGCTATACTTTAACAATTTCTTTACGATACATATTCCGATATATGATAAAGATAACCCGCAAGGGTTAAGGGTGCATAAACATATCTTTGTCGGTAACAGCCGCCTTGTAACAGCGATGACCCACACGGATAACAGTGGAGACAATGAAGAGCAAAAGGAAAAGAGATACTACTATCACAGCGACCACTTAGGAAGTGCACAATTCGTAACGGACTGGAAAGGCAGACAGTATGAGCATATAGAGTATACACCTTACGGAGAGCTATGGATAGAAGAAGTTGCTGCGGGAATTGATAAACTGCCGTTTAGGTTTACCGGCAAGGAGATGGATGAAGAAACGGGCCTGTACTATTACGGTGCGAGATACCTTGACCCGAAGTATTCGAGGTGGTTGAGTGGGGATCCGGCGCTGGGAGAGTATATACCGCAAGCTCCCATTGACGATGAAGCGAAGAAACACAACGAGAATTTACCCGGTATGGGTGGTGTGTTTAATGTTGTAAACTTGCATGTATTTAATTATGGTAATAATAATCCAATAAAATACAATGACCCTACCGGTGAAGTCCCATTTATGGCGGTTACAGGTATTATTGGTGCTGGTATTGGAGCTCTATATGGTGCCTATAAGTCATATACGGAAACTGGAACAGTAGACTGGAAAGAGGTAGGTAAGCATGCATTAATTGGAGGCGTCATTGGCCTTGGTGCCGGTGCAGCCAGTGCAGCGTATTTGACAGGCTCTGCTACTGCGTCTGTAAAAATGGTATATGTGGGTACCAAATTGTTTATTTCATCTTTAGGAACGACTGGGTATACAAGTTTTGAGGCTTTTAAAAGAGTACATGGGCGCGCTGGTGATGGAAAAGCTTGGCATCATATTGTTGAGCAAACAGCTAGAAATGTAAAAAATTTTGGAGAACATATGATCCATAATGCAAAAAATATTGTAAAAATTGGACATGGTTCAGCTAGCTTACATAGTAAACTTAGTGGATTTTATTCTTCCATACAAAGTTTTACAGGTGGTAAAACTGTGAGAGAATGGCTTTCGACTCAATCTTATAAGGATCAATATCAATTTGGTTTACAAAAATTAACTGAATTTGCAAAAGAATTAAATGTTAAAATAGAATTTGTGGAGTAG